From the Bacillus tuaregi genome, one window contains:
- a CDS encoding group-specific protein has protein sequence MSNCKLDHSQEDVKNKYESQRSFLPDDIINGFTAYFSKEHTQAELNEMFHLLKKYDLSSTEEKEARNKQMLALLIDE, from the coding sequence ATGAGTAATTGTAAATTAGATCACAGTCAGGAAGACGTAAAGAACAAATATGAATCACAACGCTCTTTTTTACCAGATGACATTATTAATGGGTTTACTGCCTATTTTTCTAAAGAGCACACACAAGCCGAATTAAATGAAATGTTCCATTTGCTGAAAAAATATGATTTATCCTCTACAGAGGAAAAGGAAGCACGGAATAAGCAAATGCTTGCCTTGTTAATAGATGAGTAA
- a CDS encoding M42 family metallopeptidase → MLTISSPSGNTYEIISYIEAFLRELEINTKRNRKGGLIATLPGKDALHHRMLTAHVDTLGAMVKEIKANGRLKLDLIGGFKYNSIEGEYCTIETASGKKYTGTILMHQTSVHVYRDADKKERNQENMEIRIDERVNSQEDVRALGIEVGDFISFDPRVEITPSGFIKSRHLDDKASVAILLQLLKKIKSENISLPYTTHILISNNEEIGYGGNSNITPETVEYLAVDMGAIGDGQATDEYTVSICAKDSSGPYHYGLRKRLVQLAEENGIQYKLDIYPFYGSDASAAIRAGHDIIHGLIGPGIDASHAFERTHKQALEQTAQLLYHYVQSEMILS, encoded by the coding sequence CTGCTAACCATATCTAGTCCATCCGGAAATACATACGAAATTATTTCTTATATTGAAGCTTTTTTAAGAGAGCTGGAGATTAACACGAAACGTAACCGCAAAGGCGGATTGATTGCCACACTGCCTGGTAAAGATGCACTTCATCATCGAATGCTGACTGCTCATGTTGACACATTAGGTGCTATGGTTAAGGAAATTAAAGCTAACGGACGCTTAAAGCTCGATTTGATTGGAGGATTTAAATATAACTCTATTGAAGGGGAATATTGTACCATTGAAACAGCTTCCGGTAAAAAATACACCGGTACCATCCTCATGCATCAAACGTCTGTCCATGTTTATAGGGATGCTGATAAAAAAGAAAGAAATCAAGAAAACATGGAAATTAGAATTGATGAAAGGGTGAACAGTCAGGAGGATGTGCGTGCTCTTGGCATCGAGGTCGGTGATTTTATTTCCTTCGACCCACGTGTGGAAATCACCCCGTCTGGATTTATTAAATCAAGGCATCTAGATGATAAAGCTAGCGTCGCCATTTTATTGCAGCTGTTGAAAAAAATCAAATCGGAAAACATCAGTCTACCTTATACAACCCATATCCTCATCTCCAATAATGAAGAAATTGGTTACGGGGGAAATTCAAATATCACTCCCGAGACTGTAGAATATTTAGCTGTTGATATGGGAGCGATTGGTGATGGCCAAGCAACAGACGAATACACGGTATCTATTTGTGCCAAGGATTCTAGCGGACCGTACCATTATGGACTCAGAAAACGACTTGTACAGCTTGCCGAGGAGAATGGAATACAATACAAACTTGATATCTATCCGTTCTATGGTTCGGACGCTTCCGCTGCAATTCGAGCAGGACATGATATTATCCATGGATTAATCGGACCGGGAATCGATGCTTCCCATGCATTTGAACGAACACATAAACAAGCACTAGAACAAACAGCACAGCTTTTATACCATTATGTACAGTCTGAGATGATTCTCTCATAA
- the selB gene encoding selenocysteine-specific translation elongation factor: MSKRYFTIGMAGHIDHGKTTLTKALTNVDTDRLKEEKERNISIELGFAPLYEDEELQISVIDVPGHERFIRQMIAGVAGIDLVVLVVAADEGVMPQTREHLEILKFLGIKNGMVAITKIDRVEEELIEVVKEEIFDELKDTVFERMPYVLVDSVSKKGVEELKSAIIATLKEQEMRDFRGAFRLPIDQVFTVKGQGTVVRGTVYEGTVTEGQALSVLPKGLLVRARQIQVHHQAVDHAVAGQRAAINLSAVAKEQLERGDVLVSSEHFIVTKTIDVAMQVVNDLDYIVKQRMPIKCHIGTAEVMGRIVFFDRNVIETENDEVLCQLRLEEEIVTKRGDRFILRRPTPSETIGGGWVIEPRGEKYKFGYRTIQQMEQKKVGTAKERITAALVEAKSLPLTELIKRTSLDEASLLAELNHEEFVFLNKKEYTLQSIIETLLEEFTDRLSYYHSQYSMKAGINKAELFHPLQKEFPKALLEYVLDYGAEKNLVRKKGQYVALFTFTPHVPKNWQKRTENMLTKMKQDGYQVQYLSDYFNNDGIPDHLTKDIKHFLEEEGEIISLDGQYFWHREVFDQAVNKLKSETDAEFDIRDAKQILSLSRKLMIPFLEKLDQFRLTKRVENKRVWES, from the coding sequence ATGAGTAAACGATATTTCACCATTGGGATGGCTGGTCATATCGACCATGGTAAGACAACCCTTACAAAAGCATTGACGAATGTCGATACAGACCGATTAAAGGAAGAAAAGGAACGAAATATTTCGATTGAACTTGGTTTTGCACCCTTATACGAGGATGAAGAGCTTCAAATATCGGTTATTGATGTTCCAGGTCATGAACGATTTATCAGGCAAATGATTGCCGGAGTAGCAGGCATTGATTTAGTCGTATTAGTTGTGGCAGCAGATGAAGGTGTGATGCCGCAGACAAGGGAGCATCTTGAAATCCTGAAATTTCTTGGTATTAAGAATGGAATGGTTGCCATTACAAAGATTGATCGGGTAGAGGAAGAATTAATTGAAGTGGTCAAGGAAGAAATCTTTGATGAACTGAAGGATACTGTCTTTGAACGTATGCCATATGTACTGGTTGATAGTGTTTCTAAAAAGGGTGTAGAAGAGTTAAAGTCTGCAATCATTGCTACATTAAAAGAACAGGAAATGCGTGATTTCCGCGGTGCTTTTCGATTACCGATTGATCAGGTATTTACTGTTAAGGGACAGGGAACGGTTGTGAGAGGAACGGTTTATGAAGGAACGGTTACCGAAGGTCAGGCCTTAAGCGTGCTGCCAAAAGGTCTGCTGGTGCGGGCAAGACAAATTCAGGTTCATCACCAAGCTGTTGACCATGCGGTTGCCGGACAACGAGCGGCCATTAACCTTTCCGCTGTCGCAAAGGAACAGCTCGAGCGTGGGGATGTGCTGGTTTCTTCTGAGCATTTTATTGTCACGAAAACCATTGATGTTGCCATGCAGGTCGTTAATGATTTAGATTATATTGTGAAGCAGCGGATGCCGATTAAATGTCATATTGGTACCGCTGAGGTTATGGGTAGAATTGTCTTTTTTGACCGTAATGTAATTGAAACAGAGAATGATGAGGTCTTATGCCAGCTAAGGCTTGAGGAAGAGATTGTGACAAAACGAGGGGACCGTTTTATCCTGAGAAGACCAACACCATCAGAAACCATCGGTGGAGGCTGGGTGATTGAACCGCGAGGTGAAAAGTATAAATTTGGGTACAGGACGATTCAGCAGATGGAGCAGAAAAAAGTCGGCACAGCAAAGGAAAGAATTACAGCAGCCCTTGTGGAAGCTAAAAGCCTACCTTTAACAGAGCTGATAAAACGGACATCACTGGATGAAGCATCGCTTCTAGCTGAATTGAATCATGAGGAGTTTGTGTTTCTTAATAAAAAGGAATATACGCTCCAATCGATTATTGAGACTCTATTAGAGGAATTTACTGATCGCTTATCATACTATCATTCTCAATACTCTATGAAAGCGGGTATCAATAAAGCAGAGCTATTTCATCCCTTACAAAAGGAATTTCCAAAAGCACTATTAGAATATGTCCTTGACTATGGAGCTGAAAAAAATCTTGTCAGGAAAAAAGGACAATATGTGGCGTTATTCACCTTTACCCCACATGTTCCGAAAAACTGGCAAAAGCGAACGGAAAATATGCTGACTAAGATGAAACAGGATGGTTACCAGGTACAATATTTAAGTGATTACTTTAATAATGATGGAATTCCTGACCATCTAACCAAGGATATAAAACATTTTCTTGAAGAGGAAGGAGAAATTATTTCTCTTGATGGACAGTATTTCTGGCACCGTGAAGTTTTTGATCAGGCAGTCAACAAGCTGAAATCGGAAACAGATGCAGAATTCGATATCCGTGATGCGAAACAAATTCTAAGTTTGTCAAGAAAACTGATGATTCCATTTCTCGAGAAGCTTGATCAGTTCCGTTTAACGAAACGAGTCGAAAATAAACGTGTTTGGGAATCATAA
- a CDS encoding AAA family ATPase — translation MRPLKLTMQAFGPYAAKEEIDFTLLGSRTMFVISGKTGAGKTTIFDGISYAIYGKASGEDRNGSELRSQFASDHFLTEVELEFRLRNKTYLIRRSPQQEKKKDRGEGMTMVGAKAELYVADEEGYRILASNVRDVDVKIKEIMLIDSNQFRQILMIPQGEFRKLLTSDSKEKELILQRLFHTEIYKRVEEKLKEEATELKNAVERQTNERNQNLSRIQPVLLEELKRVLKEEPENDVKLLPLLKEEIELLATELLQLQTNMSLKEAEKEKVQQQLYEGEAIMKQLQARDELQIRKRELEAQKQEINEKEDCITLAQKAAVLTNQEELCHRLKRELDSAKANMAVIRDKKAALTQSYAEWELRLNKEKEKEHHRQALLENVHHLKQIEGDVRSLSSYSQEVKRLHKQLQDGLLDKKTNEERIKTMNESIQLIQSEKKQLELQQVTYYENERMMDKLENVYQKIIKCEQYYKDFQEAKKKGQRLTGLFDQAQSRYKDAVLLVQELEQKWLHGQAAILAGQLKNGMECPVCGSIDHPNPALNEKKEIPSEEDIRAAKLQLANLEEEKRQAESTLLRAQSTEKALEETLTELQRGIIDDRDHFAISELDIVKNTVEAEKRQLSQRQAMLQEQKKRLVMLEEQIESYEQELRERQAQLTEITEEHNHLTIQYTEKNTLLLQKKEKIPEGLQSISAFEAELKKAVSLYEEQLKKLEQVQAQFQKTNEMLLTETARCEEAEKQAEASEQKLKIEREMFKTKMEEQGFREYASYANAKKTEPEIKQLQQEVRSYHEEYRSVKDRFEELERVLMNMKVPDLEGLNAVLEKIKSDILSIQNLYNRLYVRKAENEQITEKVQAINNEIKTLEEKFELIGHLYEMAKGQNNHRITFERYVLAAFLDDILREANERLKKMTSGRYELLRKTDRSKGNVQSGLELLVFDQYTGQERHVKTLSGGESFKAALSLALGLADIVQQYAGGVSLETMFIDEGFGTLDPESLDQSIEALIDIQSSGRLVGIISHVPELKERIDARLEVVATKSGSRTEFQFLNG, via the coding sequence ATGAGACCGCTAAAATTAACGATGCAGGCTTTTGGTCCATATGCTGCTAAAGAGGAAATTGATTTTACTTTACTTGGCTCACGTACGATGTTTGTCATTTCTGGAAAAACAGGTGCCGGGAAAACAACTATTTTTGATGGAATCAGCTATGCCATCTATGGCAAAGCAAGTGGAGAGGATCGAAATGGCTCAGAGCTTCGCAGTCAATTTGCCAGCGACCATTTTTTAACTGAAGTCGAGCTGGAGTTCAGATTGCGTAATAAAACCTATTTGATTCGACGTTCACCGCAGCAGGAAAAGAAAAAGGATCGCGGAGAAGGCATGACAATGGTTGGGGCAAAGGCGGAGCTATATGTGGCAGATGAGGAAGGCTATCGAATCCTAGCATCCAATGTTCGTGATGTGGATGTGAAAATAAAAGAAATCATGCTTATTGATAGTAATCAATTTCGGCAAATCCTTATGATTCCACAGGGAGAGTTTCGAAAGCTGTTAACCTCTGACAGCAAAGAGAAAGAACTGATTCTTCAACGGTTATTTCATACGGAAATATATAAAAGAGTGGAGGAGAAGCTAAAGGAAGAAGCAACAGAGCTGAAAAATGCAGTAGAAAGACAAACGAATGAGCGGAACCAAAATCTAAGCCGTATTCAGCCTGTCTTGCTTGAAGAGCTTAAGCGTGTTCTTAAAGAGGAGCCTGAAAATGATGTGAAGCTACTTCCGCTCTTGAAAGAAGAAATTGAGCTGTTAGCGACAGAGCTTCTGCAGCTGCAAACGAATATGAGCTTGAAGGAAGCTGAAAAAGAAAAGGTTCAGCAGCAGTTGTATGAAGGAGAAGCCATCATGAAACAGTTGCAGGCACGAGATGAACTGCAGATTAGAAAACGAGAGCTGGAGGCGCAAAAACAGGAGATTAATGAAAAGGAGGATTGTATTACCCTTGCTCAAAAGGCAGCCGTGTTGACAAACCAAGAAGAATTATGTCACCGTTTGAAGCGCGAACTTGACAGTGCTAAAGCAAATATGGCAGTTATTCGGGATAAAAAAGCGGCTTTAACGCAATCATATGCTGAATGGGAGCTTAGACTGAATAAGGAAAAGGAAAAAGAACATCACCGTCAAGCTCTATTAGAAAACGTACATCACTTAAAGCAAATAGAAGGAGATGTCCGTTCGCTATCGTCATATAGTCAGGAGGTCAAAAGGCTCCATAAACAGCTGCAGGATGGGCTTCTCGATAAAAAGACCAATGAAGAACGAATAAAAACAATGAACGAATCAATCCAATTGATTCAGTCCGAAAAAAAGCAACTTGAACTTCAGCAGGTGACCTATTATGAAAATGAACGAATGATGGACAAGCTGGAAAATGTTTACCAGAAAATTATCAAATGTGAGCAATACTACAAGGACTTTCAAGAAGCAAAGAAGAAAGGTCAGCGGCTGACAGGTCTTTTTGATCAAGCACAGTCCCGCTATAAGGATGCGGTCCTTCTTGTTCAAGAGCTGGAACAAAAATGGCTGCATGGTCAGGCTGCGATTTTAGCTGGTCAATTAAAGAATGGGATGGAATGCCCCGTTTGTGGGTCCATCGATCACCCTAATCCGGCACTTAATGAAAAAAAGGAGATTCCATCTGAGGAGGATATAAGAGCGGCGAAACTGCAGCTGGCTAATTTAGAAGAAGAAAAACGTCAGGCTGAATCAACACTATTGAGAGCACAGTCCACAGAGAAAGCGCTGGAAGAAACGTTGACAGAGCTTCAAAGGGGGATAATTGATGATCGGGACCATTTCGCTATTTCCGAGCTCGACATAGTGAAAAATACTGTCGAGGCTGAAAAGCGACAGCTTAGTCAAAGACAGGCCATGCTTCAGGAGCAGAAGAAAAGGCTCGTTATGCTTGAAGAACAAATCGAATCCTATGAGCAAGAATTAAGAGAAAGACAGGCCCAACTTACAGAAATAACAGAAGAGCATAACCATTTAACGATTCAATATACCGAAAAGAATACACTCCTTTTACAAAAGAAGGAGAAAATTCCTGAAGGTTTACAATCGATTTCTGCATTTGAAGCCGAGTTGAAAAAGGCGGTTTCACTATATGAGGAGCAACTGAAAAAATTGGAGCAGGTACAGGCTCAATTTCAAAAGACAAATGAAATGCTCCTGACTGAAACGGCACGCTGTGAGGAAGCTGAAAAACAAGCTGAAGCATCTGAACAAAAGCTGAAAATTGAACGTGAAATGTTTAAAACTAAAATGGAGGAACAGGGCTTTAGAGAATACGCTTCCTATGCCAATGCGAAAAAAACCGAGCCAGAAATTAAACAGCTGCAGCAGGAGGTTCGTTCCTATCATGAGGAATATCGTTCCGTCAAGGATCGATTTGAAGAATTGGAAAGAGTACTTATGAATATGAAAGTGCCAGATCTTGAAGGGCTGAATGCTGTATTAGAAAAGATTAAGAGTGATATTCTTTCCATCCAAAACCTATATAACAGGCTTTATGTAAGAAAAGCTGAAAATGAACAAATTACGGAAAAAGTGCAAGCTATTAACAATGAAATAAAGACTCTTGAAGAAAAGTTTGAACTAATCGGCCATCTATATGAAATGGCAAAGGGACAGAATAATCACAGGATTACGTTTGAAAGGTATGTGCTGGCAGCTTTTCTTGATGATATCCTCCGCGAAGCAAATGAGCGTTTAAAGAAAATGACTAGTGGACGTTATGAACTTCTTCGTAAAACGGATCGGTCGAAAGGAAATGTGCAAAGTGGTCTAGAGCTACTGGTGTTTGACCAATACACGGGTCAGGAGCGCCATGTCAAAACCCTTTCAGGCGGTGAGAGCTTTAAAGCTGCTCTCTCTTTAGCATTAGGACTAGCAGATATTGTGCAGCAATATGCTGGCGGCGTTTCACTGGAAACGATGTTTATTGATGAAGGTTTTGGGACGCTTGATCCAGAATCACTGGACCAATCTATTGAAGCACTAATTGATATCCAATCGAGCGGACGTCTTGTCGGGATTATTTCTCATGTTCCAGAATTGAAGGAAAGAATTGATGCTAGACTTGAAGTGGTAGCGACAAAGAGCGGAAGTCGGACAGAATTTCAATTTTTAAATGGCTAA
- a CDS encoding exonuclease SbcCD subunit D: MKFIHTADWHLGKLVHGVYMTEDQRFILDQFVELVEEEQPDAVVIAGDLYDRSVPPTDAVGLLDEILYKINVELEVPVVAISGNHDSAERLSFGSSWYRNSQFYLAGKVEKELRPISIKGVNFYLLPYAEPGIVRQLLDNDSIHSHQDAMKAMMQRIEKDLRVNEPNVLVGHAFVLGGATSDSERTLSVGGSGCVSADLFESFSYTALGHLHSPDAIQHPKVKYSGSLMKYSFSEAKQKKSVSIIEMDEKGQFDIRYRSLSPRYDMREIEGTLEQLLDPKFYQNENVDDYLKVTLLDEGALLDPIGKLRQIYPNVLHLEKKIHETDMKKKQQMQIIKDHRKSELELFEQFYSEMTTLEFTESKRKVMNEIIGKVLKEEVAK, from the coding sequence TTGAAATTTATCCATACAGCTGATTGGCATTTGGGGAAATTGGTGCACGGTGTTTATATGACAGAGGACCAACGGTTTATCTTGGATCAATTTGTCGAGCTTGTAGAAGAAGAACAGCCGGATGCTGTGGTGATTGCGGGAGATCTATATGACCGTTCCGTTCCTCCGACAGACGCAGTCGGACTATTAGATGAAATACTTTATAAAATAAATGTAGAGTTAGAAGTTCCGGTAGTCGCGATATCAGGGAATCATGATAGTGCTGAGCGTCTGTCATTCGGCAGCTCATGGTATCGCAACAGTCAATTCTATCTAGCTGGTAAAGTCGAAAAGGAGCTTCGTCCTATTTCAATAAAGGGAGTTAATTTTTATTTATTACCCTATGCAGAACCTGGAATAGTCCGGCAATTACTTGATAATGACAGCATCCACTCTCATCAGGATGCGATGAAAGCAATGATGCAAAGAATTGAAAAAGATTTGCGGGTCAATGAACCCAATGTATTAGTTGGACATGCCTTTGTTTTAGGTGGTGCCACAAGTGATTCTGAGCGAACCTTGTCAGTGGGAGGCTCGGGTTGTGTTTCTGCTGATCTGTTTGAGTCATTTTCCTATACGGCACTTGGACATCTTCACAGCCCCGATGCAATCCAGCATCCTAAAGTGAAATATTCCGGCTCGTTAATGAAATATTCTTTTTCAGAAGCTAAGCAAAAAAAATCTGTCTCCATCATCGAAATGGATGAAAAAGGTCAGTTTGATATACGATATCGTTCCTTGTCCCCGAGATATGATATGCGTGAGATAGAGGGTACCTTAGAGCAGCTCCTTGATCCAAAATTCTACCAAAATGAAAATGTCGATGACTATTTAAAGGTCACTCTTCTCGATGAAGGGGCTCTATTAGATCCGATAGGCAAACTGAGGCAAATTTATCCAAATGTTCTTCATTTAGAGAAGAAAATACACGAAACAGATATGAAGAAAAAGCAGCAAATGCAGATCATCAAGGATCATCGGAAATCTGAGCTTGAGTTATTTGAACAATTTTATTCTGAGATGACCACACTTGAGTTTACGGAGAGTAAACGAAAAGTTATGAATGAAATAATCGGGAAAGTACTGAAGGAAGAGGTGGCAAAATGA
- a CDS encoding cold-shock protein, translating into MKNGKVKWFNSEKGFGFIEAEDGNDVFVHYSAIQADGFKTLEEGQEVSFEVVEGARGPQAANVTKI; encoded by the coding sequence ATGAAAAACGGTAAAGTAAAATGGTTTAACTCAGAAAAAGGCTTCGGATTTATTGAAGCTGAAGATGGAAATGATGTTTTTGTACATTACTCTGCAATCCAAGCTGATGGTTTCAAAACACTAGAAGAAGGTCAAGAAGTTTCGTTTGAAGTAGTAGAAGGTGCTCGCGGACCTCAAGCGGCTAACGTAACTAAAATATAA
- a CDS encoding ParM/StbA family protein, translating into MKNQHFLAVDIGNSWYKAIASDGGMVNEYQIPNALALFDEEYYEKPYDDEDVNFEENLIIELKSHAIVDKREIYYIGKSAAKQRDVSLTSINNQKVDEDRTYILLFGLAAYHAVLVNHEDTEINYHIDQLAASLPTTQYKEKKDIFKQRLIGTHTIIFHKVPGVSEPKEITVKLHVHDVVIGAEGACAYLGLTRDQDTLGIHDDSIVKDSQKGVIIGDLGGDTVDFVGIKNNKPVASIEGEPFGINQFLDHIIQKVSKNELYRFDSRSELEEKLAKGQSEWYVEPFAGVKKDISKYIIPQLRAMASKYLEYFDRVRSSSTEIKGAARYIAVGGAAKLAQKQIQQAAVKWAERGRPIQLYFPEDMEKLNVLGLMILAKMNQLKKEQVSTVDYETIKV; encoded by the coding sequence ATGAAAAACCAACATTTTCTAGCTGTAGATATTGGAAACAGCTGGTACAAAGCGATTGCATCAGATGGTGGAATGGTAAATGAATACCAAATACCAAATGCCTTGGCCTTGTTTGATGAAGAATATTATGAGAAACCATATGATGATGAAGATGTAAATTTTGAAGAGAATTTGATTATTGAATTAAAGAGTCATGCGATTGTTGATAAGCGAGAAATTTATTATATCGGTAAAAGCGCTGCAAAACAGCGAGATGTAAGTTTAACAAGCATTAATAATCAAAAGGTTGATGAAGATCGTACTTATATCCTTTTATTTGGTTTAGCAGCCTATCATGCGGTATTAGTTAACCATGAAGATACAGAGATTAATTATCATATTGATCAATTGGCTGCATCATTACCAACGACCCAATATAAAGAGAAAAAGGATATCTTCAAACAGCGGTTGATCGGTACTCATACAATTATTTTTCATAAAGTACCTGGGGTTTCTGAGCCGAAGGAAATCACGGTCAAGCTCCATGTCCATGATGTAGTGATTGGTGCAGAGGGAGCATGCGCCTACCTTGGACTTACAAGAGATCAGGATACATTAGGAATACATGATGATTCCATTGTCAAGGATTCGCAAAAAGGAGTAATCATAGGAGATTTAGGCGGCGATACGGTTGATTTTGTCGGCATTAAAAATAATAAACCAGTTGCATCGATAGAAGGGGAGCCATTTGGGATTAATCAGTTCCTTGACCATATCATTCAAAAGGTGAGTAAAAATGAACTTTATCGGTTTGACTCCCGTTCAGAATTAGAGGAAAAGCTGGCAAAAGGCCAATCAGAATGGTATGTAGAGCCGTTTGCAGGAGTAAAGAAGGATATTAGTAAATATATTATTCCACAATTAAGAGCGATGGCTAGTAAATATTTGGAGTATTTCGACCGTGTCAGAAGCAGTTCAACGGAAATAAAAGGAGCAGCTCGGTATATTGCCGTTGGCGGTGCCGCAAAATTAGCCCAAAAACAAATCCAGCAGGCAGCTGTCAAATGGGCAGAAAGAGGTCGCCCCATTCAGCTCTATTTCCCAGAAGATATGGAGAAGCTGAATGTACTTGGATTGATGATTCTGGCCAAAATGAACCAATTGAAGAAAGAACAGGTAAGCACAGTTGATTATGAAACCATTAAGGTTTAA
- a CDS encoding CsxC family protein, with protein MSEQHKKDCVDLNISSTLDEVGSTMSDPTTTPGNGAGNVIAHVPVTLAQRTINTTLSANIHFDDPVLEIKDVKKRVKIIQSSLMLNPVAEGESPFGPNGGGHLFVRGFVRKNFQYASPTYRASDNCVTSEMRSHTVDLPFEFSTFIPEDEFLTPPQRPVLNSRSEYEFFRSQKLGKGFPEKDRFLSSDLSQFHQTSTQYYNQLPYCELISSSISEWDEATDRKPLHGEAPFEEGYFHDMVEKMFLSFTVKVLQNQQIVLDVANNGNGNGD; from the coding sequence ATGAGCGAGCAGCATAAAAAAGATTGTGTCGATTTAAATATCTCATCAACATTAGATGAAGTCGGCAGCACAATGAGTGATCCAACTACAACACCTGGTAACGGTGCAGGAAATGTCATTGCGCATGTACCAGTTACTCTAGCACAAAGAACCATTAATACTACACTAAGTGCGAATATTCATTTCGACGACCCTGTATTAGAAATCAAGGATGTGAAGAAGAGAGTAAAAATTATTCAAAGTAGCCTGATGTTAAATCCAGTTGCAGAAGGTGAAAGTCCTTTTGGTCCAAACGGAGGAGGACATTTATTTGTCAGGGGGTTTGTGAGAAAGAATTTTCAATATGCATCACCGACTTATCGTGCTTCTGATAATTGTGTCACTTCTGAAATGAGATCACACACGGTTGACTTGCCTTTTGAATTTTCAACCTTTATCCCTGAAGATGAATTTCTTACACCACCGCAGAGACCTGTATTAAATTCCCGTTCTGAATATGAGTTTTTCCGCTCTCAAAAACTAGGAAAAGGCTTCCCAGAAAAAGACCGCTTCCTTTCAAGTGACTTATCCCAGTTCCACCAAACGAGCACCCAATATTACAATCAGCTGCCATACTGTGAGCTGATTTCCAGTTCGATTTCGGAATGGGATGAGGCGACTGACCGGAAACCGCTTCATGGCGAAGCACCTTTCGAGGAAGGTTATTTCCATGATATGGTTGAAAAAATGTTCTTATCCTTTACCGTTAAAGTTCTACAGAATCAACAGATCGTATTAGATGTGGCCAATAATGGCAATGGTAATGGGGATTAA
- a CDS encoding CsxC family protein, whose amino-acid sequence MMSDYKKHNHNCDDHCDCEKTKHRYPQVSLGKIVTKVPVVLAELDLQVDKTHVTIFRDPVLEIKDVKKRLVITQCRLLLPTNKLFIKGYIRKNIQYATPISGAGSGTVTVSSSSNGGCPQESPSIQSTILSQTEQIPFEVITEVKDFISSPVMPEKNKRQEFDFFVSQPLPMGYPEKDEMLSSDLSQFHQESSQYYNELPYCELLSSKIIEWDEALNRDGEDFPNVLDEGTFTRSESKMVIYFKVKVLQNQQIRVSSTTNDHDCDHDWDLDCD is encoded by the coding sequence ATGATGTCAGATTATAAAAAACATAACCATAATTGTGACGATCACTGCGATTGTGAAAAGACAAAGCATCGTTATCCACAAGTATCATTAGGTAAAATTGTGACAAAGGTACCCGTTGTATTAGCTGAACTAGATTTACAGGTTGATAAAACCCACGTTACTATTTTCCGGGATCCCGTATTGGAGATAAAAGATGTAAAGAAAAGGTTAGTGATCACTCAATGCCGTCTCTTATTACCAACGAATAAGCTATTTATTAAAGGCTATATTCGTAAAAATATTCAATATGCAACGCCAATATCTGGCGCTGGGTCTGGTACGGTGACTGTTTCCTCATCAAGCAACGGTGGCTGCCCACAGGAAAGCCCAAGCATTCAATCAACTATCCTGTCACAAACGGAGCAGATACCATTTGAAGTCATTACAGAGGTTAAGGATTTTATTTCATCTCCCGTTATGCCCGAAAAAAATAAACGCCAGGAATTTGATTTCTTTGTCTCCCAGCCGTTACCTATGGGGTATCCGGAGAAAGACGAAATGCTGTCAAGCGATCTTTCACAGTTTCATCAAGAAAGCAGTCAATATTATAATGAACTCCCTTACTGTGAGCTGCTATCAAGTAAGATCATTGAATGGGATGAAGCACTCAATCGAGATGGAGAGGATTTCCCTAATGTATTAGATGAAGGAACTTTCACAAGATCCGAATCAAAAATGGTCATTTATTTTAAGGTAAAGGTTCTCCAAAATCAACAAATTCGTGTTTCTTCTACAACAAATGATCATGACTGTGATCATGATTGGGACCTTGACTGTGATTGA